From Firmicutes bacterium HGW-Firmicutes-1, the proteins below share one genomic window:
- a CDS encoding RNA polymerase sporulation sigma factor SigE produces MMSQLAIQNIKINLLNKFKRILVMNSGEIHYIGGTEILPAPLGTKKEMEAIAKLGTENDLEVKAILIEHNLRLVVYIAKKFENTGIGVEDLISIGTIGLIKSINTFKPDKNIKLATYASRCIENEILMYLRRNNKTKMEISFDEPLNVDWDGNELLLSDILGTEEDETYKNIEDDVDKELLKLALSKLSKRERTIVQLRFGLDNYGEEMTQKEVADLLGISQSYISRLEKKIIKRLQKEIIRMQ; encoded by the coding sequence ATGATGAGCCAACTTGCGATTCAGAACATTAAAATCAACTTGTTAAACAAGTTTAAAAGAATATTAGTTATGAATAGTGGTGAGATTCACTATATCGGGGGTACAGAAATATTACCCGCACCACTAGGTACGAAAAAAGAGATGGAAGCTATAGCGAAACTAGGAACTGAAAATGATCTAGAGGTAAAGGCAATATTAATAGAACATAATTTAAGATTAGTAGTATACATAGCTAAGAAGTTTGAAAATACGGGTATTGGTGTTGAAGACCTCATTTCAATAGGTACAATTGGCTTAATTAAGAGTATTAATACCTTTAAGCCAGATAAAAATATTAAATTAGCTACCTATGCCTCAAGATGTATAGAAAATGAGATACTAATGTATTTAAGAAGAAATAACAAGACTAAAATGGAGATATCATTTGATGAACCTCTTAATGTGGATTGGGATGGTAATGAGCTTCTTCTATCAGATATATTAGGAACAGAGGAAGATGAAACTTATAAAAATATTGAGGATGATGTTGATAAAGAACTTCTTAAGCTAGCGTTATCTAAACTTTCGAAGAGAGAAAGAACGATTGTTCAATTACGCTTTGGCCTTGATAATTACGGCGAGGAGATGACACAGAAAGAGGTTGCTGATTTACTTGGCATATCACAATCATATATATCAAGACTTGAGAAAAAAATTATTAAAAGATTACAAAAGGAAATAATTAGAATGCAATAG
- a CDS encoding RNA polymerase sporulation sigma factor SigG, protein MINKVEICGVNTSKLPILKNKEKDELFKKILEGDQEARETYITGNLRLVLSVIQRFNNSGEMVDDLFQVGCVGLIKAIDNFDVTQNVKFSTYAVPMIIGEIRRYLRDNNSIRVSRSLRDIAYKALQVKEMLIKKCDREPTIEEIAKELELPKEDIIFALDAIQDPISLFEPIYNDGGESLYIMDQVSDKNNKEDNWIQSISLKDAMKKLSEREYDIVKLRFFQGKTQMEVANEISISQAQVSRLEKSAIHHMKRYLK, encoded by the coding sequence ATGATTAATAAAGTTGAAATATGTGGCGTAAACACTTCGAAATTACCAATCCTAAAAAACAAAGAAAAGGATGAACTGTTTAAGAAAATACTTGAAGGGGATCAGGAGGCCAGAGAAACGTATATAACCGGCAATCTTAGACTTGTGCTGAGTGTTATACAAAGATTTAATAATTCTGGTGAAATGGTCGATGACCTTTTCCAGGTTGGATGTGTTGGCTTGATAAAAGCAATTGATAATTTTGACGTCACACAAAATGTTAAATTTTCAACTTATGCTGTTCCTATGATAATTGGTGAAATACGAAGGTATCTAAGAGATAATAATAGCATTAGAGTTAGTAGATCCTTAAGAGATATTGCTTATAAAGCTTTACAGGTAAAGGAAATGCTTATTAAAAAGTGTGATAGAGAGCCAACAATTGAAGAAATCGCCAAAGAGTTAGAACTACCTAAGGAAGACATTATCTTTGCGCTTGATGCAATACAAGATCCAATATCATTATTTGAGCCAATATACAATGATGGAGGAGAGTCGTTGTATATTATGGATCAAGTGAGTGATAAAAATAATAAAGAGGATAATTGGATACAATCTATATCCTTGAAAGATGCGATGAAAAAATTATCTGAAAGGGAATATGATATTGTTAAGTTAAGATTTTTTCAGGGAAAAACACAAATGGAAGTAGCTAATGAAATTAGCATATCTCAAGCACAAGTCTCGAGACTAGAAAAGTCTGCAATACATCACATGAAAAGATATTTGAAGTAA
- a CDS encoding YlmC/YmxH family sporulation protein, translating into MKQKEVINSSDGVRLGFISDIEVDMKNGKILKIFVPGPSKILGMFGSQKEYAIPWDSITKIGEDIILVEIDVDKALMESKY; encoded by the coding sequence ATGAAGCAAAAGGAAGTAATCAATAGTTCGGATGGTGTTAGGCTTGGTTTTATCAGTGATATCGAAGTTGATATGAAAAATGGTAAAATATTAAAGATATTTGTTCCTGGACCATCAAAGATTCTAGGTATGTTTGGAAGTCAAAAGGAATATGCAATTCCATGGGACTCAATAACAAAGATTGGAGAAGACATTATTTTAGTTGAAATTGATGTTGATAAGGCATTGATGGAATCAAAGTATTAA
- a CDS encoding transcriptional regulator NrdR, translating to MKCPYCGTENIKVIDSRPSEENNAIRRRRQCEQCERRFTTYETIENVPLIIIKKDETREPYSREKVMSGLLRSCHKRPVPMSEIDRMINDIENTLYNTMKKEVESSYIGELVMEKLKDVDEVAYVRFASIYREFRDINTFMDELKKILKEK from the coding sequence ATGAAATGTCCATATTGTGGCACGGAAAACATTAAGGTAATTGATTCTAGACCTTCAGAAGAAAATAATGCAATTAGAAGAAGAAGACAATGCGAACAATGTGAACGAAGATTTACAACCTATGAAACGATTGAAAATGTACCGCTAATTATTATTAAGAAGGATGAAACAAGAGAACCCTATTCAAGAGAAAAGGTTATGTCTGGCTTACTGAGGTCATGTCATAAACGACCAGTTCCGATGAGTGAAATAGATAGAATGATTAACGACATTGAAAACACATTGTATAATACTATGAAGAAAGAAGTTGAAAGTAGTTATATAGGCGAATTGGTTATGGAAAAGCTTAAAGATGTTGATGAGGTTGCATATGTAAGATTTGCTTCCATTTATCGAGAGTTTAGAGACATCAATACTTTTATGGACGAATTGAAGAAAATATTAAAAGAAAAATAA
- a CDS encoding Rrf2 family transcriptional regulator translates to MKISTKGLYGLRAIMDLAIHSKGELVALKHIAERQEISDAYLEQVFSSLRKAGLVKSQKGSQGGYLLGKAMKDITVGNVLLVLEGELFPYDENANNNLIDQLLIEEVWQAMNRSIAQVVDSLTLEDLVNHYLILEQENDPMFYI, encoded by the coding sequence ATGAAAATTTCTACCAAAGGACTTTATGGTTTAAGGGCAATTATGGATTTGGCAATTCATTCAAAGGGAGAATTAGTTGCATTAAAGCATATTGCAGAAAGACAAGAAATATCAGATGCTTATTTGGAGCAAGTGTTTTCATCGTTAAGAAAAGCAGGCTTAGTGAAGAGTCAAAAAGGTTCTCAAGGCGGTTATTTGCTCGGGAAAGCTATGAAAGATATTACTGTTGGTAATGTTTTATTGGTTCTTGAAGGCGAACTGTTCCCATATGATGAAAATGCAAATAATAACTTAATTGACCAGCTACTAATTGAAGAAGTGTGGCAGGCAATGAATAGGAGCATTGCTCAAGTTGTAGATAGTTTAACTTTAGAGGATTTGGTAAATCATTATTTGATTTTAGAGCAAGAAAATGATCCGATGTTCTATATATAA
- the cysK gene encoding cysteine synthase A, whose protein sequence is MSKIAGNLTDLIGNTPLLEVQNYSKKKEVGARILAKLEYFNPGGSVKDRIGFSMIQDAQERNLLNKDSVIIEPTSGNTGIALAYISAAKGYRVILTMPETMSIERRNLLKALGAELVLTPGPEGMKGAIKKAEELVNEIPNAFMPAQFDNPANPKIHRKTTAEEIWRDTDGQVDFFVAGVGTGGTITGVGEALKLKNPNIKIIAVEPVDSPVISGGKPGPHKIQGIGAGFIPKNLNVEIIDEIIQVKNEEAFETSKELAKTEGLLVGISSGAAAFAATELAKRPENQGKTIVVLLPDTGERYLSTVLYQEATN, encoded by the coding sequence ATGTCAAAAATAGCAGGTAATTTAACAGATTTAATTGGTAACACACCATTATTGGAGGTTCAAAACTACAGTAAGAAAAAAGAAGTTGGTGCAAGAATACTTGCAAAACTTGAATATTTCAATCCAGGTGGAAGTGTAAAGGATAGAATCGGTTTTTCAATGATACAAGATGCACAGGAACGTAATTTACTCAATAAAGATTCAGTAATTATTGAACCAACAAGTGGGAATACTGGAATTGCGCTGGCATACATTAGCGCAGCTAAAGGGTATAGAGTCATTTTAACAATGCCAGAGACAATGAGTATCGAGAGAAGAAACTTATTAAAAGCATTGGGTGCAGAGCTTGTTTTGACCCCAGGCCCTGAAGGAATGAAAGGTGCAATAAAGAAGGCGGAAGAACTTGTGAATGAAATTCCAAATGCCTTCATGCCTGCACAATTTGATAACCCAGCGAATCCAAAAATACACAGAAAAACTACAGCAGAAGAAATTTGGAGAGATACGGATGGTCAAGTTGATTTCTTCGTAGCAGGTGTTGGAACGGGTGGAACGATTACAGGTGTTGGTGAAGCATTAAAACTAAAAAACCCAAATATTAAAATCATAGCAGTTGAACCAGTAGATTCACCAGTTATTTCTGGAGGTAAACCAGGTCCTCATAAAATCCAAGGCATTGGTGCAGGCTTTATTCCTAAAAATTTAAATGTTGAGATCATTGATGAAATCATTCAGGTTAAAAATGAAGAAGCATTTGAAACTTCCAAAGAATTGGCAAAAACCGAAGGCTTATTAGTAGGTATATCATCTGGAGCAGCAGCTTTTGCAGCAACTGAACTAGCGAAGCGTCCTGAAAATCAAGGAAAGACAATTGTTGTGTTGTTACCAGATACAGGTGAAAGATATTTATCAACTGTATTATATCAAGAGGCTACCAACTAA
- a CDS encoding O-acetylhomoserine aminocarboxypropyltransferase (catalyzes the formation of L-methionine and acetate from O-acetyl-L-homoserine and methanethiol): MSDKKLRFNTIQVHGGQKPDPATNAMAVPIYQTTSYVFNSAEHAENLFGLKESGNIYTRIMNPTSDVFEQRIAALEGGVGALAVASGSAAITYSILNIAGTGDEIVAASTLYGGTYNLFSITLPKLGIHTVFVDPDEPENFRAAINEKTKALYIETIGNPRINVMDIEAIANIAHENGIPLIVDNTFGTPYLVNPIAYGADVVVHSATKFIGGHGTTIGGIIVDAGKFDWSASGKFPGFTEPDPSYNGIRYYEALGSLAFIMKARLQLLRDTGAAISPFNSFLLLQGLETLSLRVERHVENAQKIADFLEKHPAVVWVNYPGLKGNKYYDLAQKYLPKGAGSIFTFGIKGGEVAGRKFIDELEIFSLLANVADAKSLVIHPASTTHSQLSEDGLIKAGVSKDLIRLSIGIEDIEDLIEDLDQALLKSQQ, translated from the coding sequence ATGAGTGATAAAAAACTAAGATTTAATACAATACAAGTTCATGGTGGTCAAAAACCAGATCCAGCAACAAATGCAATGGCGGTTCCAATTTATCAAACAACCTCTTATGTATTTAACAGTGCTGAGCATGCAGAAAATCTCTTTGGACTAAAAGAGTCTGGCAATATTTATACTCGTATCATGAATCCTACTAGCGATGTATTCGAGCAAAGAATTGCTGCTCTTGAAGGTGGAGTTGGAGCACTTGCAGTTGCTTCGGGATCAGCAGCAATCACATATTCTATTTTAAATATTGCTGGGACCGGTGATGAGATAGTTGCAGCAAGTACTCTTTATGGAGGAACCTACAATCTGTTTTCAATTACTTTGCCAAAGCTTGGTATTCATACAGTTTTTGTTGATCCAGACGAACCTGAAAACTTTAGAGCAGCAATTAATGAAAAGACAAAAGCGCTTTATATTGAGACTATAGGTAATCCTCGAATTAATGTAATGGATATTGAAGCGATTGCTAACATTGCACATGAAAATGGCATTCCATTGATTGTAGACAATACCTTTGGGACTCCTTATCTAGTAAATCCGATAGCATATGGAGCAGATGTTGTTGTGCATTCTGCAACCAAATTTATTGGGGGGCATGGAACTACGATTGGTGGTATTATCGTTGATGCAGGTAAGTTTGACTGGTCTGCAAGTGGGAAGTTTCCTGGCTTTACAGAACCTGATCCAAGCTACAACGGTATTCGCTACTATGAAGCATTAGGTTCGTTGGCATTTATCATGAAAGCTCGTTTGCAGCTACTAAGAGATACAGGTGCTGCGATTAGCCCATTTAATTCCTTTTTATTGCTACAAGGACTTGAAACACTTTCCTTGAGAGTTGAAAGACATGTGGAGAATGCACAGAAAATTGCAGATTTTCTAGAAAAACATCCAGCAGTTGTGTGGGTAAATTATCCAGGGTTAAAGGGCAATAAATATTATGATTTAGCTCAAAAGTATTTACCAAAGGGAGCAGGATCAATTTTTACATTTGGTATAAAAGGTGGAGAAGTAGCAGGAAGAAAGTTCATTGATGAGCTTGAAATATTCTCCTTACTTGCAAATGTTGCAGATGCGAAATCATTGGTTATTCATCCTGCAAGCACTACACATTCACAATTATCAGAGGATGGTTTAATCAAAGCTGGTGTTTCGAAGGATTTAATTAGATTGTCAATTGGTATAGAAGATATAGAGGATTTAATTGAAGATTTAGATCAAGCTCTTCTAAAATCACAACAATAA
- the rarD gene encoding EamA family transporter RarD, translating to MDQGNNQMKGYILATLSYVIWGILPLYWKQLASCTPLEILANRIISSFVFLFVIIFISKKKGFLGYLKDRKTRVALILTGALLTVNWFLFIVAVNSNQVVQASLGYYINPLISVVLGMVVLKEKMSKLQIMALIFAFCGVAYMTFSYGVFPWISIVLATTFALYGLLKKIYGLDSILSLMGEVMIILPIMMAYCIFLWYKGENQLFVGDLKVVLLILFAGVVTVVPLYLFSEGTHRIPLSSVGFLQYIAPTMMLLIGVLVYNEPFTTIHKISFAFIWVAVILYAASIISGKKSQIVKYKIETDHTNEVKE from the coding sequence ATGGATCAGGGTAACAATCAAATGAAAGGTTATATATTGGCAACATTATCTTATGTAATATGGGGAATACTACCGCTATATTGGAAACAGCTAGCAAGTTGCACTCCTTTGGAAATACTTGCTAATAGAATTATAAGCTCTTTTGTTTTTCTATTTGTAATCATATTCATTTCGAAGAAAAAGGGATTTCTTGGATATTTGAAAGATCGTAAAACGAGAGTAGCGTTAATTCTAACAGGCGCTTTACTCACAGTTAACTGGTTCTTATTTATCGTTGCAGTTAATTCAAACCAAGTTGTTCAAGCAAGTCTTGGGTATTACATAAATCCATTGATCAGTGTTGTATTAGGAATGGTAGTTTTAAAGGAAAAGATGAGTAAGCTACAAATTATGGCATTAATATTTGCGTTTTGTGGTGTTGCATATATGACATTTAGTTATGGTGTTTTTCCATGGATTTCAATTGTACTAGCTACCACTTTTGCATTATATGGACTGTTAAAGAAAATATATGGATTAGACTCTATCTTAAGTCTTATGGGAGAGGTTATGATTATTCTTCCAATTATGATGGCTTATTGTATATTTCTATGGTATAAAGGTGAAAATCAACTTTTTGTTGGTGATCTTAAAGTTGTACTACTTATCCTATTTGCTGGTGTTGTTACAGTTGTTCCACTTTATTTGTTCTCTGAAGGAACTCATAGAATTCCTTTATCCTCGGTTGGTTTTTTGCAATATATTGCACCAACCATGATGTTGTTGATAGGTGTTTTGGTTTATAATGAACCATTTACAACGATTCACAAAATTAGCTTTGCCTTCATTTGGGTAGCAGTTATTTTATACGCTGCATCAATCATAAGTGGAAAAAAGAGCCAAATAGTCAAATATAAAATCGAAACAGATCATACGAATGAAGTTAAGGAGTAA
- a CDS encoding large conductance mechanosensitive channel protein MscL: MRNLIEEFKKFISRGNVIDLAVGLLIGSTFGKVVTSLVEDIITPPLGMLIGKVKFEDLEYIIPTSTVAIRYGAFIQSIVNFLIIGFSVFIVVKLMNRFIKKKEDVKPIVQLTRQEILLEEIRDLLRAKR, from the coding sequence ATGAGGAATTTAATTGAAGAATTTAAGAAGTTTATTTCAAGAGGAAATGTTATTGATTTAGCAGTTGGTCTATTAATTGGTAGTACCTTTGGTAAGGTTGTCACATCGTTGGTTGAGGACATCATTACGCCACCACTTGGTATGCTTATTGGGAAGGTGAAGTTTGAAGATCTTGAGTATATTATTCCGACAAGTACTGTAGCTATTAGATATGGTGCGTTTATTCAATCGATAGTTAATTTTCTCATTATTGGATTTTCAGTATTTATCGTAGTTAAATTAATGAATAGGTTTATTAAGAAAAAGGAAGACGTAAAGCCTATCGTGCAGCTAACTAGGCAAGAGATACTACTTGAAGAAATTAGAGATTTATTGAGGGCTAAAAGGTAA
- a CDS encoding magnesium chelatase, with protein MYKKVTSAALMGINGYLVSVEVDVSDGFPRFDLVGLPDSAVKEAIERVRTSIKNSSLTFPYKRITVNLAPADIRKEGPSYDLPIAVGILACMEVVNEEALLKTLILGELSLNGDVRRVTGILPMIYAAFQAGFKHCIVPVDNAEEAAVVEGIDIIGVNRLEEVIKYLNMELVIAPRQINVKELFEWERPFYDEADFTDIKGQENVRRALEIAAAGMHNVIMIGPPGSGKTMMAKRVPSILPDLTFEESIEITKVYSVAGLMKKNQSLVTRRPFRSPHHIISNSALTGGGRIPHPGEISLAHNGVLFLDELPEFQKSVLEVLRQPLEEGEVTISRVHATLTYPANFMLICSMNPCPCGFYPDHDKCSCTPPQIKRYLNKVSGPLLDRIDLHVEASKLDLKDLNIAFMQESSKAIRERVKSAHSIQKERLKNSPSYFNSSLSVAQINEYCFVEKPAEELLKEAFLKLGLSARAYHRILKVSRTIADLNSSETINEKHIAEAIQYRTLDRKYWSH; from the coding sequence ATGTACAAAAAAGTAACCAGTGCTGCCTTAATGGGTATCAACGGGTATTTAGTTAGTGTGGAGGTTGATGTATCAGATGGCTTTCCAAGATTCGATCTTGTTGGATTGCCAGATAGTGCTGTCAAGGAAGCAATTGAGAGGGTGAGAACTTCAATAAAAAATTCTTCACTTACGTTTCCTTACAAAAGAATCACAGTCAATCTAGCACCAGCTGATATTAGAAAGGAAGGACCATCCTACGATTTACCAATCGCAGTTGGAATATTAGCCTGTATGGAGGTTGTAAATGAAGAAGCCTTGTTAAAAACACTAATACTAGGAGAGTTATCCTTAAATGGTGATGTTAGGAGAGTAACAGGCATATTGCCTATGATTTATGCAGCATTTCAAGCAGGCTTTAAACATTGCATTGTACCTGTGGATAACGCAGAAGAAGCTGCAGTTGTAGAAGGAATAGATATCATAGGAGTAAACAGACTTGAAGAGGTTATCAAATACTTGAATATGGAGCTTGTAATAGCTCCAAGGCAAATAAACGTAAAGGAATTATTTGAATGGGAAAGGCCTTTTTATGACGAGGCTGACTTTACTGATATCAAAGGTCAAGAAAACGTAAGAAGGGCACTGGAAATTGCTGCTGCAGGCATGCACAATGTAATCATGATTGGTCCTCCTGGCTCAGGAAAGACCATGATGGCAAAAAGAGTGCCAAGTATCTTGCCGGATTTAACTTTTGAGGAAAGTATTGAAATTACAAAAGTGTATAGTGTAGCTGGTTTAATGAAAAAGAACCAGTCCTTAGTAACGAGAAGACCTTTTAGGTCACCACATCATATCATATCAAATTCGGCACTTACGGGGGGAGGCAGGATACCTCATCCTGGAGAAATTAGTCTTGCTCATAATGGTGTTCTTTTCCTAGATGAATTACCAGAATTTCAAAAAAGTGTATTAGAAGTTTTGCGGCAGCCGCTGGAGGAAGGAGAGGTAACGATATCTCGTGTACATGCTACGCTTACGTATCCTGCCAATTTCATGCTAATTTGTTCTATGAATCCTTGTCCTTGTGGATTCTACCCAGATCATGATAAGTGTAGTTGTACGCCTCCACAAATCAAGCGATATTTAAATAAAGTATCGGGGCCACTTCTTGACAGAATAGATCTTCATGTTGAGGCCTCTAAATTGGACCTAAAAGACTTAAATATAGCATTTATGCAGGAGTCTTCAAAAGCCATAAGAGAACGCGTTAAAAGCGCACACAGCATTCAAAAAGAGCGATTGAAAAATAGCCCATCATATTTTAATTCGAGTCTTTCAGTAGCGCAGATAAATGAATACTGCTTTGTAGAGAAACCAGCAGAGGAGTTATTGAAGGAAGCCTTCTTAAAATTAGGATTGAGCGCAAGAGCATATCACAGAATACTAAAGGTATCTAGAACGATTGCTGATCTCAATTCTTCTGAAACAATAAATGAGAAGCATATAGCGGAAGCAATTCAATATAGAACGTTAGATAGAAAGTATTGGTCTCATTAA
- the dprA gene encoding DNA-protecting protein DprA, whose product MNEELYWLWLSNISGIGRKKKDTLIECFKSPQGVFLATDQDIKEICESFSFFRKNDLTNLLASRNIERVEAFEKKLIAAGIRFYSINHKLYPKQLKNIYDPPFVIYTKGNLLEEAQIKIAIVGARKCSTYGKKVAEYLAKRLAENNIAIISGLARGIDAAAHKGALLGSGKTVAVLGCGVNICYPEENYQLMKQIIDTGCVLSETPVNTPPIAGNFPLRNRIISGLCDGVVIVEAAAKSGSLITADCALEQGKDVFAIPGKIFDPLSEGTNRLIKMGAKPVSDIEDILEEYIELAVKTKENTTDITNTLNEEEKMICSCIKFEPVHLETIIRQLPMGIDAIHFLLIKLEMKGVIEQLPNKYFVKSV is encoded by the coding sequence ATGAATGAAGAACTATATTGGTTATGGTTATCTAATATTAGTGGAATAGGTAGGAAAAAGAAAGATACACTCATAGAATGTTTTAAATCACCTCAAGGAGTATTTTTAGCAACTGATCAAGATATTAAGGAAATATGTGAAAGCTTTTCTTTTTTTAGAAAGAATGATTTAACAAACTTGTTAGCTTCAAGAAATATTGAAAGAGTTGAAGCTTTTGAAAAGAAATTAATTGCTGCAGGTATTCGGTTTTATTCTATAAATCATAAATTATATCCTAAACAATTAAAAAACATTTATGACCCACCATTTGTGATTTACACCAAAGGAAATTTACTAGAAGAAGCACAAATAAAAATAGCAATTGTTGGAGCAAGAAAATGCTCTACTTACGGGAAAAAAGTGGCAGAATATTTAGCTAAAAGGTTAGCAGAAAATAACATAGCCATTATAAGTGGTTTGGCAAGAGGTATAGATGCAGCAGCGCACAAGGGTGCACTTCTAGGAAGTGGCAAGACAGTCGCGGTACTTGGCTGTGGGGTAAATATTTGTTATCCAGAAGAGAACTATCAATTGATGAAGCAAATAATTGATACTGGATGTGTGTTGTCAGAAACTCCGGTAAATACACCTCCAATAGCAGGTAATTTTCCATTGAGAAATAGGATCATTAGTGGACTATGTGATGGAGTTGTAATTGTAGAGGCTGCTGCTAAAAGCGGTTCATTAATCACAGCAGATTGTGCTTTAGAACAAGGCAAGGATGTATTCGCTATACCAGGTAAAATATTTGATCCTTTGAGTGAAGGCACCAATAGGTTGATTAAAATGGGAGCAAAGCCTGTATCGGATATAGAGGATATTTTAGAGGAATACATAGAATTGGCAGTAAAAACAAAAGAAAACACGACGGATATTACAAACACCCTCAATGAGGAGGAAAAGATGATTTGCTCCTGTATTAAATTTGAACCTGTACATCTAGAAACAATCATTAGACAACTTCCTATGGGGATTGATGCTATTCATTTTTTGTTGATTAAATTAGAAATGAAAGGAGTTATTGAACAATTACCTAATAAATACTTTGTGAAAAGTGTGTAA